A genomic stretch from Oculatellaceae cyanobacterium includes:
- a CDS encoding B12-binding domain-containing radical SAM protein has protein sequence MRVLLIYPLFPKSFWSFEKALALTGRKALLPPLGLVTVAAILPQQWKFKLVDRNVSQITEADWAWADLVILSAMIVQKEDFLFQIQEAKRRGKPVAVGGPYPTALPDEAKTAGADYLILDEGEITLPMFVEALERGENTGIFRSGGEKPDITQTPIPRFDLLEFSAYAQMSVQFSRGCPFQCEFCDIIVLYGRKPRTKTPAQLLDELERLYELGWRGSIFMVDDNFIGNKRNVKLLLKELKSWLIKYSYPFSFVTEASVDLAKDQELIDMMVECKFSAVFLGIETPDEESLTLTLKYQNTRDSLSEAVETITRSGLRVMAGFIIGFDGEKPGAGSRIVEFITQTAISTAFLSMLQALPDTALWHRLNKEGRLKSELGNINQTTLTNFVPTRPLEEIAHEYIEAFWKLYEPEYFLDRAYRQSIILAQAKYPSIRRTTKKKLTWPIRRPLLIILWHQGVIQKSRWQFWRNVYSLYRHHRGGLGRYLSFCSDLEHFMEYRQIVKQQIEAQL, from the coding sequence ATGCGTGTTTTACTGATTTATCCCCTATTTCCTAAAAGTTTTTGGTCTTTTGAGAAAGCCCTAGCTCTAACAGGTCGGAAGGCATTGCTGCCACCTTTGGGTTTAGTAACTGTAGCAGCAATTCTTCCCCAGCAGTGGAAATTTAAGTTAGTAGACCGGAACGTAAGCCAGATAACTGAAGCGGACTGGGCTTGGGCAGATTTAGTGATTTTATCCGCAATGATTGTTCAGAAAGAAGATTTCCTTTTTCAAATTCAGGAGGCGAAACGACGAGGCAAACCAGTTGCCGTCGGGGGGCCTTATCCCACCGCTTTACCCGACGAAGCCAAAACCGCTGGGGCTGATTATTTGATTCTCGACGAAGGAGAAATCACCCTACCGATGTTTGTAGAAGCGCTTGAACGGGGAGAAAATACGGGAATCTTCCGGTCTGGAGGAGAAAAGCCCGATATCACACAAACACCCATCCCACGCTTCGATTTATTGGAGTTTAGTGCCTATGCACAGATGTCCGTTCAGTTTTCGCGGGGGTGTCCTTTTCAATGCGAATTCTGCGACATCATTGTTCTATATGGTCGCAAACCTCGAACCAAAACCCCAGCACAACTTTTGGATGAATTAGAACGTCTGTATGAGTTGGGTTGGCGAGGCTCAATTTTTATGGTGGATGATAACTTTATTGGTAATAAACGAAACGTTAAACTCTTACTAAAAGAGTTAAAATCTTGGTTGATTAAATATAGCTATCCTTTTTCTTTTGTCACCGAAGCATCTGTTGATTTGGCAAAAGACCAAGAACTAATCGATATGATGGTGGAGTGTAAGTTTTCTGCTGTCTTTTTAGGAATTGAGACACCTGATGAAGAAAGTTTAACTTTAACTCTCAAGTATCAAAATACGCGAGATTCTTTGAGCGAAGCCGTTGAGACAATTACGCGGTCAGGACTGCGGGTAATGGCAGGATTTATTATCGGGTTTGATGGAGAAAAACCAGGAGCAGGCTCGCGCATTGTTGAGTTTATCACACAAACCGCAATTTCTACCGCCTTTCTCAGTATGTTGCAAGCGCTACCCGATACTGCCCTTTGGCATCGACTCAACAAAGAAGGACGACTTAAGAGCGAATTGGGCAATATCAATCAAACGACATTAACTAATTTTGTGCCAACCCGTCCCTTGGAAGAAATTGCCCACGAGTATATCGAAGCATTTTGGAAACTGTACGAACCAGAGTATTTTCTAGACCGCGCCTACCGTCAGTCTATAATTTTGGCACAAGCAAAATATCCCTCAATCCGAAGAACTACTAAGAAAAAACTAACTTGGCCAATTAGGCGACCCCTACTAATTATTCTTTGGCATCAAGGAGTTATCCAAAAAAGTCGTTGGCAGTTTTGGCGAAATGTGTATAGTTTATACCGTCATCATCGAGGCGGCTTGGGGCGTTATTTATCTTTTTGCTCTGACTTAGAACATTTCATGGAATATCGCCAAATTGTCAAACAGCAAATTGAAGCTCAATTGTAA
- a CDS encoding type II toxin-antitoxin system Phd/YefM family antitoxin, which produces MKTVDKSELKANLLEFLQLVELEGEEILVTDGGKPVARISHYEKTPSSTELFKHMRGKVQYFEDLTTPTTEEWQEI; this is translated from the coding sequence ATGAAAACAGTTGATAAGAGTGAATTAAAAGCTAATCTCCTAGAATTTTTACAACTCGTCGAGTTAGAAGGTGAAGAAATTTTAGTGACTGATGGAGGTAAACCAGTTGCCAGAATTTCCCACTATGAAAAAACTCCTTCAAGTACGGAATTATTTAAACATATGCGTGGTAAAGTCCAGTATTTTGAAGATTTAACTACCCCAACTACTGAAGAATGGCAGGAAATATAA
- a CDS encoding ATP-binding protein, with product MVNSHSTSSGSWTLSLRWYLVLLVAGTLLPVVLFAVAVVYKLSSQEQAASERRTLLAARNLAETVERELSTTTRILQALAASERLEKRDLKTFHSEARRVAQTQATWVTVILLSPQGQQLVNTLQPFGRRLPQAGEPESLQRVIKTHQPTVGNLSPSRLNPNIVGFPVRIPVMRGENVQYILTAIINQKAIALVVNQQSTIDGEWTRTVVDGQGIIVARTRQPERFVGQRGTPSFLKQIRETSEGIYRDTTLEGKNVYLAFCRVKDSSWTVAVTVPVNVIQRPARRAMWLVFGSGLALLLVSGIGAFMLSRYISRSITSAALAAEALAKGEYPQVSPLLIKEVVLLGKSLEFAANLLSQREQERTENLMRAEAAREEAEAANRIKDEFLAVLSHELRTPLNPILGWSKLLRSGRLDTVKTAFALETIERNAKLQTQLIEDLLDVSRILKGKLNLNMTPVNLVFIIQSAIATVQLAAEAKSIDLQLTILDFGLGTTEQHPEFSDIKQQSHQPNSQIPNQKLLVLGDSARLQQVIWNLLTNAVKFTTEGGRVKIQLERVGSQAQIQVSDTGKGIHPDFLPYVFEYFRQEDGKTTRRFGGLGLGLAIVRHLVELHGGTVQADSLGEGQGATFTVRLPLLKNEAITVKDEQIGSSSLTIHSSPLKGLRVLLVDDDVDTRDVIAFTLEQNQMIVSAVASANEALQVFEQTKFDLLISDIGMPEMDGYMLMQQIRSRLSQEGGQVRAVSKAMPLVQRHEVLAIALTAYAGEYNQQQALKAGFQRHIAKPVEPEVLVRAITDLVNTH from the coding sequence ATGGTAAATTCCCATTCCACGTCTTCTGGTAGCTGGACGCTTTCGTTAAGGTGGTATCTTGTCCTGCTGGTGGCAGGGACTTTACTTCCGGTTGTGTTGTTTGCTGTTGCTGTGGTTTATAAGCTATCAAGTCAGGAACAGGCAGCATCGGAGCGGCGTACCCTTCTAGCAGCCCGTAACCTAGCAGAAACTGTAGAGCGTGAACTTTCAACTACAACTCGGATACTCCAAGCGTTGGCAGCGTCAGAACGGCTTGAAAAACGAGACCTCAAGACTTTTCACAGCGAGGCGCGGCGAGTGGCACAGACGCAAGCTACTTGGGTAACTGTGATTCTTTTATCGCCACAGGGTCAACAGCTTGTAAATACTCTACAACCGTTTGGTCGGCGCTTGCCTCAAGCAGGAGAGCCAGAAAGCCTACAGCGCGTTATCAAGACACACCAGCCGACTGTAGGCAATCTTTCCCCTTCAAGGCTTAATCCAAACATTGTTGGCTTTCCGGTTCGCATTCCGGTGATGCGCGGCGAAAACGTCCAGTATATTCTCACGGCTATTATCAACCAGAAAGCGATCGCTCTTGTCGTAAACCAGCAATCCACCATTGATGGAGAATGGACGCGCACAGTCGTCGATGGTCAAGGGATCATAGTTGCTCGCACCCGCCAGCCGGAACGCTTTGTCGGGCAGCGCGGAACGCCATCTTTTCTCAAGCAAATTAGAGAGACAAGCGAGGGAATTTACCGTGATACTACCTTAGAAGGCAAGAATGTTTATCTCGCCTTCTGTCGGGTAAAAGATTCATCTTGGACTGTTGCTGTCACTGTACCCGTTAATGTCATTCAAAGACCCGCCCGACGAGCGATGTGGCTTGTTTTCGGGTCGGGTTTAGCTTTGCTCTTGGTAAGTGGCATCGGTGCATTCATGCTTTCGCGATATATTTCTCGCAGCATTACCTCGGCTGCCTTGGCTGCGGAAGCCTTAGCAAAAGGTGAATACCCCCAAGTTAGTCCTTTATTAATTAAAGAAGTGGTTTTGTTAGGGAAGTCTTTGGAATTTGCGGCTAACCTGCTGTCACAACGGGAGCAAGAACGAACCGAAAACTTGATGCGGGCAGAAGCAGCAAGAGAGGAAGCTGAGGCAGCGAACCGCATTAAGGATGAGTTTTTGGCGGTGTTATCTCATGAATTGCGAACGCCTCTTAATCCCATTCTCGGTTGGTCTAAATTGCTCCGCAGTGGCAGATTAGACACCGTAAAAACTGCTTTTGCCTTAGAAACGATTGAACGTAACGCCAAACTACAAACTCAACTAATTGAGGATTTGTTAGACGTTTCCAGAATATTGAAAGGCAAACTCAACCTCAACATGACTCCGGTTAACTTAGTATTCATTATTCAATCTGCGATCGCCACTGTACAATTAGCAGCAGAAGCTAAGTCAATTGATTTGCAATTGACAATATTGGATTTTGGATTAGGAACTACTGAGCAACATCCAGAATTTTCTGACATAAAACAGCAATCTCATCAGCCAAACTCTCAAATCCCAAATCAAAAATTATTGGTGTTAGGAGATTCCGCCCGTCTCCAGCAAGTGATATGGAATTTACTCACCAATGCGGTTAAGTTTACTACTGAGGGAGGACGGGTCAAAATTCAGTTAGAGCGCGTCGGTTCACAGGCTCAAATTCAAGTCAGCGATACAGGTAAGGGTATTCATCCAGATTTTCTCCCCTATGTATTCGAGTATTTCCGTCAAGAGGATGGCAAGACAACTCGTAGATTTGGTGGCTTGGGGTTAGGGCTGGCGATTGTACGGCATCTGGTTGAACTGCATGGTGGAACTGTTCAAGCAGACAGTTTGGGAGAAGGGCAGGGAGCAACTTTTACAGTGAGGTTGCCACTATTAAAAAATGAAGCCATAACGGTAAAAGATGAACAAATTGGCTCCTCCTCTCTCACTATTCACTCCTCGCCACTTAAAGGGCTGCGAGTTTTGCTGGTGGATGATGATGTAGACACCAGAGATGTCATTGCCTTCACCTTAGAGCAGAATCAGATGATTGTGAGTGCTGTAGCATCGGCAAATGAGGCATTGCAAGTTTTTGAACAAACAAAATTTGATCTGTTAATCAGCGATATTGGGATGCCAGAGATGGACGGCTATATGCTGATGCAGCAAATTCGTAGCAGATTGTCTCAAGAAGGCGGGCAGGTGAGAGCAGTAAGCAAAGCTATGCCGTTAGTGCAACGGCATGAAGTGCTGGCGATCGCGCTTACTGCCTATGCCGGAGAGTATAATCAACAACAAGCTCTTAAGGCTGGATTTCAACGTCATATCGCCAAGCCTGTAGAACCAGAAGTATTAGTTAGAGCGATCACGGATTTGGTGAACACCCACTAA
- a CDS encoding caspase family protein, with the protein MSPVSIATSRSNQALVTGQPKLWLLLVGVNKYQDDCLPSLRYSSVDCQGLSEALLEATQAFTQKEIKIYHDFSPELPYLKTVRASLKQISTTAKSQDTILFYFSGHGMLEPNTQQAYLCLADTQKDNLVNTGLALQELLQLLGNCAAHQQLVWLDACHSGGMTLRGITQTTKVEPLLNPTPQLVEVLQQRANKTQGFYALLSCDQGQQSWEFPELGHGVFTYFLMRGLRGEAADTQGRIDVDSLYRYVYHQTLQYIDKTNQQLRLINQQKRHKGETQLNPEYPLQSPKRIVEGIGELILGSKPSLGKSRLQRTALVIEGLTSSKITLEFSKVLRGIGGFALEYLPRPGKTTVQDVREAIQKCLRVESKDSAKFPNIKHLYNTEEPTTALLYLRGQVAETEAEEAVLLLGEDIIISRSWLRQQLRRSQVIQQIIILDCIDIEQTPSLKDWVEDLQLEAERGQCIIAASPLDKNSEKFTQALYDTLVAAPQLSGLSVACWITQLQVSLADAFPIDIWLSGAQGVIEVLPEKTAFQNSDIEGLDLGICPYKGLRAFGEEDAQYFYGRENLIQQLINQVVHKSFLAVVGASGSGKSSVIQAGVIAQLRQGKQFPGSDKWLIRKVTPGIRPLEALSRRLVNSGIDKEKATLQALQIEGMFYQGMEGFVYWIRSRPESMVMLVIDQFEELFTLAPSEDRQRFLDLILGAVEYAADKFKLIITLRTDFIAACLEVPKLAILLQQSNVLVPPKLTSDDYRRVIVNPAEQVGLKVANDLVEVLLQELNHSAGDLPLLEFVLEQLWEYRSQGELTLQAYQEQVGGIKGALEQKAQAVYESLDAQAKECARWIFLSLTQLGEGTEDTRRRVFKSDLVVKKYQAALVDRTLQALIAAKLVVVSLEDESRTPPPTPPRPRGGEQEDLSSIKSPSPGFKKGGNELLEVREESVELSLEVMKQQVTVEVAHEILIRHWSTLRWWLEENRARLRSQRQIAQAALQWKHNGKQSDFLLQGVRLAEAEDIYIKYTDELSADVQEFIAACLEQRKQQQFEQKKRLRQAQKAVVAISVLAIAASGFGGLAYLQSQAAQLREIDALNSSSQANLLLNNQLEALIASVKATKRLNNTIAIPANVKAETVSTLQQVVTTIQERDRLNSHTDGIVSVAYSPNNQLLASASIDKTIKIWTNRGLLLKTLRGHNEAVYSVSFSADSKILASAGVDKTIKLWNVSDGRLLKTISAHNQTVNSVTFSPDGNIIASGSADQTIKFWRISDGRLLRTLSGHNAGVISITFNPDGNTIASASEDKTIKLWKVSDGQLIKTLSGHTNWVNSVAFSFDGKFVASSGADKTIKLWNSSDGKLLKTISGHNDSVWGVAFSPNSKIIASASRDNTVKLWNLNGIELETFKGHKKGVYNVSFSPDSQTIASASLDNTIKIWQRRESSLLETLTTGSEIYSVGFNPQGNIVATATAEGKILLWRCNDGKLIKSLPGHNKAIYSISFNRQGNLLASASADKTIKVWNITNGSLVYTLTGHNDEINNVNFSPDGKMIATASRDRTVKIWNSSNGNLIHTLKKHRDEVYGVSFSADSQIATVSADKTIKLWNSRTGNLVKSIPAHNDWIYSVNFSPDGKIIASTSADKTIKLWRSSDSHLLHTFKGHQAEVYNTSFAPNSQTFASASEDKTVKIWQVSGTLLKTLPAHNAAVMSVNFSLNGKNIISGSLDGTAKIWSFDRQKLQTSDQKYLMQRACNWLHDYLKTNSQVSQEERKLCFD; encoded by the coding sequence ATGTCTCCCGTTAGTATTGCCACCAGTCGTTCAAATCAAGCCTTAGTAACAGGGCAACCTAAACTGTGGCTGTTACTGGTGGGAGTAAATAAATATCAAGATGACTGCTTACCTTCTCTGCGTTATTCTTCTGTAGACTGTCAAGGATTATCAGAAGCTTTATTAGAGGCAACCCAAGCATTTACGCAAAAAGAAATCAAAATATATCACGATTTTTCGCCTGAACTTCCTTATTTAAAAACTGTTCGCGCCAGTCTTAAACAAATATCTACAACTGCTAAATCACAAGACACAATTCTATTCTATTTTTCTGGGCATGGAATGCTAGAGCCAAATACTCAGCAAGCATATCTTTGTCTAGCAGATACGCAAAAAGATAATTTAGTTAATACAGGTTTAGCATTACAAGAGTTATTACAATTATTAGGTAATTGTGCAGCACATCAACAGTTAGTTTGGTTGGATGCTTGTCATAGTGGTGGCATGACATTAAGAGGAATAACCCAAACAACAAAAGTCGAACCACTACTTAATCCCACACCTCAATTAGTGGAAGTATTGCAACAACGCGCTAATAAAACTCAAGGATTTTATGCTTTACTTTCTTGCGACCAAGGACAACAATCTTGGGAGTTTCCCGAATTAGGACATGGAGTATTTACTTATTTTTTAATGCGTGGGTTGCGAGGTGAAGCAGCCGACACGCAAGGCAGAATTGATGTTGATAGTCTTTATCGTTATGTTTATCATCAAACACTACAATATATTGATAAAACTAATCAACAATTACGTTTAATTAATCAACAAAAAAGACATAAAGGAGAAACTCAGTTAAATCCCGAATATCCCTTGCAATCTCCTAAACGCATAGTTGAAGGCATTGGGGAATTAATTTTAGGTTCAAAACCATCTCTGGGAAAATCACGCCTACAAAGAACTGCTTTAGTAATAGAAGGATTAACAAGCAGTAAAATCACACTTGAATTTAGTAAAGTCTTACGTGGTATTGGTGGTTTTGCACTAGAGTATTTACCTCGACCTGGTAAAACCACCGTACAAGATGTACGTGAAGCAATTCAAAAATGTTTGCGTGTAGAAAGTAAAGATTCAGCCAAATTTCCAAATATAAAACATCTATATAATACTGAAGAACCAACAACAGCATTATTATATCTGCGGGGACAAGTTGCGGAAACAGAAGCAGAGGAAGCTGTGCTGTTACTAGGAGAAGATATTATAATTAGTCGTTCTTGGTTAAGACAACAATTGCGACGTTCCCAAGTTATCCAACAAATTATTATTTTAGATTGTATAGATATAGAACAAACTCCATCATTAAAAGATTGGGTAGAAGATTTGCAACTTGAGGCAGAAAGGGGACAATGTATTATTGCAGCTTCGCCATTAGATAAAAATTCTGAAAAATTTACTCAAGCATTATACGATACTTTAGTTGCAGCACCACAATTATCGGGTTTATCTGTTGCGTGTTGGATTACACAATTACAAGTTTCCCTAGCAGATGCTTTTCCTATCGACATTTGGTTATCTGGCGCACAAGGCGTAATTGAAGTTTTACCTGAAAAAACTGCCTTTCAAAATAGCGATATAGAAGGGCTTGATTTAGGAATTTGTCCCTATAAAGGATTAAGAGCTTTTGGTGAAGAAGATGCTCAATATTTTTATGGTAGAGAAAATCTAATTCAGCAATTAATTAACCAAGTTGTTCACAAATCTTTTTTAGCAGTTGTAGGCGCTTCTGGTAGTGGTAAATCTTCTGTTATTCAAGCTGGAGTAATTGCTCAATTACGACAAGGTAAACAATTCCCTGGAAGTGATAAGTGGTTAATTCGCAAAGTTACACCAGGGATACGTCCTTTAGAAGCTTTATCAAGGCGTTTAGTAAATAGTGGAATTGATAAGGAAAAAGCTACCCTCCAAGCATTACAAATAGAGGGAATGTTCTATCAAGGTATGGAGGGATTTGTATATTGGATACGTAGCAGACCAGAATCTATGGTTATGTTAGTAATAGACCAGTTTGAAGAATTATTTACGCTTGCGCCAAGTGAGGATAGACAAAGATTTTTAGACCTAATTTTAGGTGCGGTGGAGTATGCCGCAGATAAATTTAAATTAATAATAACTTTACGAACAGATTTTATTGCTGCTTGTTTGGAAGTTCCCAAGTTAGCAATACTGTTGCAACAGTCTAATGTGTTGGTTCCACCAAAGTTGACTTCTGACGATTATCGCCGTGTAATTGTTAATCCGGCAGAACAAGTTGGTTTAAAGGTTGCTAATGATTTGGTTGAGGTTTTATTACAAGAGTTAAATCATTCAGCAGGTGATTTACCGTTGTTGGAATTTGTTTTAGAGCAGTTGTGGGAATATCGTTCTCAGGGTGAGTTAACTTTACAAGCTTATCAAGAACAGGTTGGTGGAATTAAAGGCGCGTTGGAACAAAAGGCGCAAGCGGTTTATGAAAGTTTAGATGCTCAAGCAAAAGAGTGTGCAAGGTGGATTTTTTTATCGCTGACGCAGTTAGGAGAAGGAACGGAAGATACTCGGCGACGGGTGTTTAAATCTGATTTGGTGGTGAAAAAGTATCAAGCTGCTTTGGTGGATAGAACTTTGCAAGCGTTAATAGCAGCGAAGTTGGTTGTGGTTAGTTTGGAAGATGAGAGTAGAACCCCACCCCCAACCCCTCCCCGTCCACGGGGAGGGGAGCAAGAGGATTTAAGCTCGATAAAATCCCCCTCCCCCGGATTTAAAAAGGGGGGAAATGAGCTTTTGGAGGTGAGGGAAGAGTCAGTGGAATTATCACTAGAAGTGATGAAACAACAGGTAACGGTGGAGGTGGCGCATGAGATTTTGATTCGCCATTGGTCTACGTTGCGGTGGTGGTTGGAGGAAAATCGAGCAAGATTGCGATCGCAACGTCAAATTGCCCAAGCCGCTTTACAATGGAAACACAATGGTAAGCAATCTGATTTTTTATTACAAGGTGTACGCCTCGCTGAAGCAGAAGATATTTATATTAAGTACACAGATGAATTATCAGCAGATGTACAAGAATTTATTGCAGCTTGTTTAGAACAACGAAAACAGCAACAATTTGAACAAAAAAAGAGACTCAGACAAGCACAAAAAGCTGTAGTTGCAATCAGTGTTTTAGCAATAGCTGCTTCTGGTTTCGGAGGTTTAGCTTATTTACAATCACAAGCAGCACAGTTACGCGAAATTGATGCTTTAAATTCTTCTTCTCAAGCAAATTTGTTATTAAATAATCAGTTAGAAGCGTTAATTGCTAGTGTGAAAGCAACTAAACGATTAAATAATACTATTGCGATACCAGCGAATGTCAAAGCTGAAACTGTTAGTACATTGCAACAAGTTGTTACTACAATTCAAGAGCGCGATCGCTTAAACAGTCATACTGATGGTATAGTTAGCGTGGCTTATAGTCCAAATAATCAACTTCTCGCTTCAGCAAGTATTGATAAAACAATTAAAATTTGGACTAATCGCGGTTTATTATTAAAAACTTTACGTGGACATAACGAAGCTGTCTATAGTGTTAGCTTTTCTGCTGATAGCAAAATCTTAGCTTCTGCTGGTGTTGATAAAACTATTAAATTATGGAACGTTAGTGACGGTCGTTTACTTAAAACTATCTCAGCACATAACCAAACAGTTAATAGCGTAACTTTTAGTCCTGACGGTAATATTATAGCATCTGGCAGTGCCGATCAAACTATTAAATTTTGGCGAATTAGTGACGGTCGCTTACTCAGAACTTTATCAGGACATAACGCTGGCGTGATTAGTATTACTTTTAATCCTGATGGTAATACTATAGCCTCTGCGAGTGAGGATAAAACTATTAAACTGTGGAAGGTTAGCGACGGTCAGTTAATTAAAACTTTATCAGGTCATACTAACTGGGTAAACAGCGTAGCATTTAGTTTTGATGGCAAATTTGTTGCTTCTAGTGGAGCAGATAAAACTATCAAACTTTGGAATAGTAGCGACGGTAAATTATTAAAAACTATTTCAGGACATAATGATTCAGTTTGGGGTGTGGCGTTTAGCCCTAATAGTAAAATTATTGCTTCAGCTAGTAGAGATAATACCGTCAAGCTTTGGAATTTGAACGGTATAGAACTAGAAACATTTAAAGGGCATAAAAAAGGAGTTTATAACGTTAGTTTTAGCCCTGACAGTCAAACTATAGCTTCTGCGAGTTTAGATAATACTATTAAAATTTGGCAGCGTCGGGAAAGTTCCTTATTAGAAACACTTACAACTGGTAGTGAAATTTATAGCGTGGGTTTCAACCCTCAAGGTAATATAGTTGCTACAGCTACCGCAGAGGGAAAGATCTTACTGTGGCGGTGTAATGATGGCAAGTTGATAAAAAGTTTACCTGGGCATAATAAAGCTATTTATAGTATTAGCTTTAATCGACAAGGAAATTTGTTAGCATCTGCTAGTGCTGATAAAACAATTAAAGTTTGGAATATTACTAATGGCAGTTTAGTTTATACCCTGACAGGACATAACGATGAAATTAATAATGTAAATTTCAGTCCTGACGGTAAAATGATTGCTACCGCCAGTCGCGATCGCACTGTTAAAATTTGGAATAGTAGTAATGGTAATTTAATTCATACCCTGAAGAAACATAGGGATGAAGTATACGGAGTTAGTTTTAGTGCTGATAGTCAAATAGCTACTGTTAGCGCCGATAAAACTATCAAACTGTGGAATAGTCGCACCGGAAACTTAGTTAAAAGTATTCCAGCACACAATGATTGGATTTACAGCGTAAACTTCAGTCCTGACGGTAAAATTATTGCCTCAACCAGTGCAGATAAAACCATCAAACTCTGGAGAAGTAGTGACAGTCATTTACTGCATACATTTAAAGGACATCAAGCAGAAGTTTATAATACTAGCTTTGCACCCAATAGTCAGACATTTGCTTCTGCCAGTGAAGATAAAACAGTAAAAATCTGGCAAGTTAGCGGAACCTTGCTTAAAACTTTGCCAGCACATAACGCCGCAGTTATGAGTGTTAACTTTAGCTTAAATGGCAAAAATATTATCTCAGGTAGTTTGGATGGTACTGCCAAAATATGGAGTTTTGATCGTCAAAAATTACAAACTTCCGATCAAAAATATTTAATGCAACGAGCTTGTAATTGGTTGCATGATTATCTCAAGACTAACTCTCAAGTTAGCCAAGAAGAGCGCAAACTTTGTTTTGACTAG